The segment GGCAAATCGAGAGGAGCAGCTTGGTAATAATTGGGTTTCCTGACGACTGGATGAGCCACACTGGGCTGCGGGGAACGATGCTTGTGATCAAACTGATTAGGATCCCCGGAAAGGGGAACTCTGAGAGGAATACGGGGACAGCCGTGACGCTAACGAGTCCGTCTCTGGTAAGGAAAGGTTTCATGTCTCACAGGTGCTACAATTACTGTACCTGGAACGCAGGGCGGGACAGACTGGAGGAAAAgcgggagaaagaaaagagaaagaaggtcATCCCGACCCGTCACTCCGCCGCGGTGTTGTGGCTGAGCGATTTATTGACCATCCCAGGACGCAGTCTGTCAAGAGCCCGGGGAAGACAGCGGAGGGGGATGGATGGTCGGGCGGCATGAAGGAGGGACAGCGGAAGGGAGCGAGGCCAATATGAATGAGTGAGGAGTGAGAGGATCCGTTTCCTTGGCCTCATTGATAATGACGTACCTGCTCGGGCTGTCCGTTAGTCCTATAGCGCACACTACTTAGGCTCTAACTGGAAAATCAATAGGCTCCTCTCTCAGAGACCCCTCGCCGCCATGGCTCTTTGTGATTGGCAGCTGCAGCCGAAGGTCGTCCCCGGTGACCATGAGAGTTTGGCGGagcgagccgggggggggggggggaggagcggtGCGCTCCCAGCAGTTTGACACTTTGGGGAGAGCTTAATGACGTGGGACCGGTTGCTACATAACAACGCGGTGGTTTCCTTTTGACAGAGAACCTCCACTCAGCCACTCCAGCTAACCCCGAGAAGCCGTCACCACCCCACTAATTAGAGTAACCAATGTCTTctcagcgggggggtggggggggggttatcattGCATAGTCCAAGGTTGGACACTGACCTTTTGGGACAAGTTATTAATGTTCTTTGCTAAATATTTTTCCATCTGACCTTTGGCTGAAACTTTTTGGTAACATGATTCAGATAAACCTGCTGGGATTCATTTTTTGGCCATGTTTTACAGTGTTAGTGTAACTATTGGATACCTAATAAAATTAGgttataaaaggaaaaagttaggATTGTGTTTTACAGTCTTTTGATGTACCTTTTTCTTTGATTGTCACATTATTGAGTTGCCAATGAGGTGGCCATTTAATTAACATTAAGTACCTGCAATGTATTAAAAAGGTAACAATGCAATATTGTAAAGTGAGTCCAATAACAAtaaatttcaattatttttctcactGACATGAGTAAAAAAGTGAGGCCCTGACTTTAATCTGCAACTTACTTCTTACTTCCACAGTCAGAATGAGTTAATAGCAGTTCTTAGTTTACTCTCTGGACCCAACAACAGTTTTTAATACACTCAGAGCTCAACGGGGATCTAAGGGAGGCATCCTCCAATCAGGTTTTTGCTGGTATTTCCTTGGACCAATCAGCTGGGAGTAGAGCGAATTTCACTTCCTCATTCATGCTATATTAGTAGTCTCCAGGAGTGGCTCTGCAACAATAACTCTACATGCAATATTGATGTCTTGAGTCTAAACACAGAGCGGGAGCtgctaaacacaaacacacgtaccGACACACAGGCAAACGCACATCTGCTCCGTGACTTCATCAGCGctgctctctgcagagcagatgcGGAGGCCTGCCAGGCAATTAGTTGCCTGCGATGATTTTCTTTGAGCCCTCCACGGAGGGAGCAGCTGGGTCCACCCGGGTTTAAGGAGACAGCAGCAGAAACGTGCATCAAACTGTACTCGCTCCGTTCACACGTGTGCCGATGTCGGCCCATGTgcacatgttaaaaaaaaaaaatgagccacTATCCCAGCACCTCTCGGGTTTCCAGCGAgcggaagaaggagaaaaggcatCCACCTAAAAATACCAAGCTTCGACACCGCCATCTCTTATCACTCGGGATTACAAAAGCACACTAACCCAAAACGACAAAGAAGGAGGGAACTTTCTGTTGCCTTCGTCAGATATAAAGTCTCAACAACCATAACATTTAGAGATGTATTGGAATAACCAAAGTCATcgcgtgtgtatatatatgccTGCCTTTCTGTTGTAAATGACTTGCTTTTGATTTGTCACACGCCCCGTCGACAAGTACATGAACAAATTAtgactgaaatatttttttacatctaTGAGAGAGAAGCATTTGAAAGACAGGAGATGCCTTTGAGGTTGTTTTACTTATTGTAAACCATGTCATGAAAGCAGTGTAGTATCCACGGTAACGAGTCACCTGGGTGTACTCGGTGTACACAGTACAGGAGAAgagtaaaagaaacaaaaagatgaGAGGCACTGAGGTCACTCATCAGCTGGCACAGATTTGCAGTGGCATGGACACCGTTTTgggctggggaggggggatcaCCAAGGAGTCGTCACACCGAGTCAGATCAAAGAGCCCTCTGACAGGCCCCTGATCCTTTATCCCGTCAATAttaaccaggggggggggggggggggggagactcttTAGGAACCACTGATAATAAAAAACGTTTTCAGTAGATAAAAAGAAGCAGCGGGAATAGATGAATGAGTGAGGTTTAGCCTttgtcattatatatatatcccttCAAAAAAAAGGGTACTATtgggaaatatttaaatagaaggtaaaaaaaaaaactatcccAAATGCCCCCAAAGTTTCTCCTATTTCTGCTTTCCACCTAGGACTGCAACGTGCAGAGCGGCACATTTATAGGATTTATAGTGTCTTTTGCCAGCCGCCGTAGATTTCATTAAAATACTGTTAGCATGTCCTTCCTAATATTTGGACACTTGCTCTCCAAGTCGATTAATCTATCTGGAGCGGTGAGCTTGATAATAAGAGTCATCCAGAAATCAAACAAccagacgttttttttcttttgggtttcatcttttttcctcatttttaaaCAGTGAGATAACACTTGTTTTACTTTAGGGGAGAAATGCCAAATCCTATTTTAACTATGAGTAAGACACATTATTGTTGACCGTTACGGtcttatgtatgtatatatatatatatatatatatatatgatgatgCGACCCAATATAAATCATATTGAATGTGTTTTAAGTTTTGAATTTACAGCGGATTTGTTGACATGAAGTGAAATATTCAGCAGGTCTTTAAAACATTCTTACTTTACACTCTGTTGCAAAAAGGCTACATGATGAAGTCCAGAAGATGTGTAACTatgaaggggggaggggtctTTAATCATTGCCttttctgaaatgtttgtgGCTAAATGCCTTTTTGGCCACTTCATATCAGTAAATGGACTTTTAGAAACCAAAGCTGAATCAATATCCTGCATGATGCAAGGATACTGCTGTAGGAAGTGCCTGCATTCACACATTATGTATTGTATTTAATTTGAACAAAAATAGCAGTTGGGTTTTATGGCCTCTGGTTTGCAGTTTCAACAGGAAGCATTAGAGAAAATATTAAGACATGTTTTTCCATAATTTAGCTATTTGTAGGTATTCAGTCAACCTTtttgtctctgagcaagacTTCAAGGAAGCCATTCAACATTCTGCAGACTAACTGGGATGTCTGTTTATTGATGTAGGTCTGATATATTTTCTGAAATtacaagacagaaaaaaaggcaatcCTTTCAAATTAAAGCACGTTTTAAACTCAAGCCTTGACGCAATAGATACTTAAAAGAAGCAGCAAAAACGCCATGTTTACGCGGAGCCCTTATCGTGCACGTGACCTCGTTAACTGGGATAGCGGACACGCGGTAAGATAACAAGGAGCAACACTCGTTCGTCAAAACATTTCACAGGACTGTcactgcgcggggggggggtaattttattttttttaatattcccaGCATGCTAAATATGTCTCGCGCCGCTGCCGCTTGTCTGCGGGAGATTGCTACGACTTCTTCAGTCCTCCAACATGAAGTGTGGCGGACCAGGGGACTTAAAGGGAAATACAACGTGGGTTAAACTCCTGAGCACGGACAAGGCTCAGGGCGATACACCTTACGGGCGAATTGTCGCGCGCACGCTCACGTGTGTGTACTTGGGATCTTGTTTTCAATTTGTGCTCAGTGTAGAGAACACAAAatgttcaacattttttttttaaatcaattgatagttttttttcttctggtggATTGATCATACAATCCAGTTAAGTGTCGATCATTCTATTCAAGGGTATTCGAGCTTAAGCTGCAGGTGCACACGAGAAAATTACaattttttgaaaaagaaagcGGCCAAACAATATTCAACAGCTGACACATTTTTCAGAGtttataaatgaaaaaacaattttaaatgaatgcgatataaaatataaatactaaATGACTCATCCAAAAATGAGATTTAGAACTTACCTTAAATGTAGAATATAAGACAATGCATGAATTAACTTTTATTTGAGTTTTGATTCGATTTGCAAATAGCTGACCATGTCTGCAGTTCCATGTCtaaatagaaaaatgtaaatcacaCATTAAATAAGTGTAAAGATGCAAATTATTTTCAGACTCGTGATAAAAAGGTTGCATATGCTGCAAAATTAATGAGAAGAAACAATGGTTGCGGTCaataagagaaaaagaacaCGTTACACAGCCTTTCCATTAAGTTAAAAGAAACGATcgtttaaaaacaaagagcaaacGCCTCTTCGAATAGTGATACAGTTACATCCGTCCCTCATACTTTGACTACACTCCTAATCCTCACAACGCAGCGGGTGAAATTACGCACGAAGAGCAACAATGAAAAATATGTTTGCACTGCTGCACCTCAATGTGCCCGTGCGGACCGTTTGGGCTCCGCGTCGCTGCGTCGGATCGCGAGCTTTGGACACTCCGCTCCGCGCGCTCACCGATGCCGCCGAGGCGGACCGGAGCTCCGCGCCCCTCCGATTGGCTGCCTGCACTGACAGCTCCGCACGTGATTTGCAGGAGGGAGAAGCCCGACCCCCTTTCACTCTCGCTGAAGGAACCATTCATAAACTACACAAGTCCAGGCTCACAGCTGAGTGTGGACGACACAAGTGAgcggagacacagaggagagaaTATAGAGCCGCGGAGAGGAGATGCTGGTCACCGGGCGATGGTAGCCTCTATAGCGTCTGCGGCCCAGGACACGGACGCTTTGACCCACAACCCGAAACGCGAGTCTGCTGGAAGTGCTGTGGAGGTCGGACTGATATCTAGCGGGGCGAATACCGTCGCATCCCTatccgtttcctcctcctcacgctGACGTCCatccgctgcacacacacacacacacaaaaaagccaaacaacttttttcttttcttttcttttttttttttgattacaCACTTTTCCTGCACGGGGAAGCGTTTGCCTCGGGCTTTACCGGTCAGCGTTGGATCCGTCAACTTACTGCGACTCCCCGGTGTACGGCCCGGACCTCTGCCCAAACATGATCGCGACGCAGGCGAAGCTGGTCTACCAGCTCAACAAATACCACAACGAGAGGTGCCAAGCTCGCAAAGCGGCCATTGCGAAGACCATACGGGAGGTTTGCAAAGTGGTGTCGGACGTTctgaaggaggtggaggtgcaggagcCCCGCTTCATCAGCTCCCTCAGCGAGATCGACGCGCGCTACGAGGGGATGGAGGTCATCTCCCCCAACGAGTTCGAGGTGGTGCTTTACCTCAACCAAATGGGGGTGTTCAACTTCGTGGACGACGGCTCCCTGCCCGGCTGCGCGGTGCTGAAGCTGAGCGACGGCCGCAAACGGAGCATGTCGCTGTGGGTCGAGTTCATCACCGCCTCGGGCTACCTGTCGGCCAGGAAGATCCGCTCCAGGTTCCAGACTCTGGTGGCGCAGGCCGTGGATAAGTGCAGCTACCGCGACGTGGTGAAGATGGTGGCGGACACCAGCGAGGTCAGACTGAGGATCAGGGAGAGGTACGTGGTGCAGATCACGCCCGCGTTCAAGTGCACTGGGATTTGGCCCAGGAGCGCGGCCCAGTGGCCCATGCCCCACATCCCCTGGCCGGGTCCCAACCGGGTGGCGGAAGTCAAGGCCGAGGGCTTCAACCTGCTCTCCAAAGAGTGCTACTCGTTGACGGGGAAGCAGAGCTCCGCGGAGAGCGACGCCTGGGTGCTGCAGTTCAGCGAGGCCGAGAACCGGCTGCTGATGGCCGGCTGCAGGAAGAAGTGCCTGTCCGTCCTGAAGACTCTGCGGGACCGCCACCTGGAGCTCCCGGGACAGCCGCTGCACAACTACCACATGAAGACCCTGCTGCTGTACGAGTGCGAGAAGCACCCGAGGGAGACCGACTGGGACGAGTCTTGCCTCGGAGACCGACTGAACGGCATCCTGCTGCAGCTCATTTCCTGTCTGCAGTGCCGCAGATGTCCCCACTACTTCTTGCCAAACTTGGACTTGTTTCAGGGGAAGCCGCACTCGGCCCTGGAGGCTGCAGCGAAGCAGACGTGGAGACTAGCGAGGGAAATCCTCACCAATGCGAAGAGTTTGGACAAACTATAAAGCGATTGTCGAGAAAGGAGCCGAAGAGacatttttttggagggggtgtgggggggggggggataaaacgTCAGAGAAGGACATACGATTCTGCAGCTGATTCTCCAAGcaatgtgaaaagaaaaaaagaaaataatgcagagagcaaaacacaaaaccctttttaaaaatggagCAATCGGGCCACTGGCAGAGATAAAGTGAAGGTACATTTTCGGATAAATGTAATGACTTTTAGTTgtcttctttaaatgttttcacaaaGTGAAGAaacttatttaaatatatgCACAAAATCGTTAAGTGAAAAAATGTAGCGTGCCAAGTTCAATTTTTTTCATTATGTGACcttaaaagaaatgttaataaaatgttGCAAATTAAATTACAACTCGGTCTCGTGTCTTTGACAGCTGATATGACAGGCCCATctgttgcattttatttttgccattGTCTGATGAAGAGATTCACTTTGACAAGAGGCAGCTGACCTGGGATCAACGCTGGGAAAAGGAAAATGGAAGCTTTTGCTAAATTTAAAAGAGGGAATGTGCACCGCCATGCGTTATTCTTAACAGTGACAGCTTCTAAAGGATCTTCGAATGAATGTAAATCAACGGAGTCGTGTTAATAAATAGGCCTGGGAGCGTCCACAGAGGCACGCGCACAGGCCCCACGGCAAAACTGGAGCCTTAATCTGATGAACGCAGTGGGTTTTAGAACACGCAGTGTTCTCCTATGCGACACatttattgtagtttttttttttaattaatggaTTCTAAATTGTTAAAAAGCACATTCCAATGAATGTCGAtgctattaaaataaatatatttaaatagtgaacTACACATGTCTAAAAACAAATCCGATCATGCGTTAAACTGAACACAAACAACCACCTGTGGATCAGCAGATTACTATGGCCAACACGATGCAGGAGTATCGATATTAGTCCACATTTTACCATAATTATTTTTCCACTGTGTTTATTAACCGGAACCCTTTTTTGCGTGTCTTTTTCTaatctgcacatttttttttcagagactAATAATGACTAATGGGACGACCTGATCCATGTGTTGTTATGATTTAACCAcggatttgttcatttatttcatattccaacataacattaaaaatgttatGTTAAATTTACATCAGCAAAtagtaatgaaaaaaacattttattcaaaataaaacatcccaATTCCATTTCAAATGGTCACATTGTAACTTCAGACGGACTGACATTCAACTCGTCATTGTGACAACATCACCACGAATAACACACGTGTCACCAGCGTAAAGGAAACACGAACACGGCCTCGATCGTTGGAAAAGCCGCACACGTGACCAACGGAGCTCCGCGTCTCTTACCTTTGGATCGATGGCCTTGAAGCCCGGCTCGTCCTCGTCCACCTCGAAGTAGAGCTCGGAGGCGGTGACGGACAGGGTGCCTCTCACCACCGCGGCCGGAGCCACCAGCTGGGCGCCGGTGCTCAGGTTCACCGGGCCtgtggggagtggggggggacaGACGCATGGCGGTCAGGGGGGGCCGTCAGAAACACGGCGTGGGCCTGCGACCCCGCACGTGGCTGGTTGATGGGGGAGGTGGAGATAAACACGCCGAAGAGAACGATCGGCCGTGTCCGATTTGGATGTTTAATCATTCTTGCAGACGCGACGTTTACGTTACACCTTACAATACTTTACTGCTTAGTTGCATTATATTCAAATTGCTGCGGACAAACGTCGTCCAAGATAAACTAATAAAACTATGTGCGGAAACACAGCCATCCAAACGAAATATCCCAGGCCTACATCTTAAACTCGCCGAAATAAACGCGCAACGGGGTCCAAGTCGGCGACATAATTGTCAGAAGATCGACTGTCAGTCAGGACGCATCGATTTCGGGCGGCTGAATGAGGGCTCTGTTTAATCTCTCATCCATCTTAATTTATGGCCCTATGACAATGAGCGCCCGGCTCAGGGGAGACGCGGCTCTGAGCCACGGCCGCCTCTGCACATACGAGCCATTGTATCTGCAGATGTTGCGCTGCGGAGAAACGACGCTCGGAGCCCGGCTTGATTTCCCTGAGCACCCGGTGCAGGCGGATGGGATAAACGCACGCGTATGAATATAGAAATATGCGTCCCTCCTCCGCTCGTGAATCCCGTGAGTACCGACATGTTATCAGTGGGtttatgtaacattttttattttattttattttgtttgtttggttccaTTAAATTGCACCTGAAGCGGGCAGCTGCTTCGGGGGAGAAGCTCAAGCTCTTCCCCGGCTCCATTCTCACAGAACACATCACTTTATTAGACAGGATTCAGCATTTAATCCTATTGTCCTCCAGTCGCGTTATTTTAATAGCACCCTGAACCCCATTAATGCAGCTTAGTCTGGCGAGCGCTGTCACTGCACGTCACACGAcaacaaaaaagggaaagaaaatgcGGATTACACTGCGATCCGATTAGCGGactaaattatatttaattagGAATCTTTAAATATGAGCCGGATCAAAAGCAACAAGGGACTGGCAACATACAGTCTAATTTAAGGTGGGCGTCTTCTCATCCGGCCATATAGGGCTCATGAGGGGAGGTTTTATTTAGGCTTTGCTGCAGATGATGTCCCATTCCAGTTAAAAGCAGTGTCCTGGGTTTGACTAGTCTACTGCTGGATACAAGATGGCAGACAGAAGGCTGAACGTACTGTGTTTTCACAGCAATGGTGCAATAGAGGTGTAATGTTGGGTAAGGCTTtcaagttttttctttctttttttcctttttcggATTCTCAACTAAACAAGATGCTGTGCAATTAAAGCAAAACTCCCcatggggggggttgtggtgcACGGGACAAATTGCATGTATAGGTCACTATTATCAACAGTGGAACGGCACACGAAGGGTTCTGAGCTCCATGAAAATGACATCGGGAGCATGTGTCTTTATTTCGTGTGGGCCGCGGGACGAAGCGgcgtagcggggggggggtgggaggggggtgaagaGAGCGGGACGTTTCTTTACCTGTTAAGTTCTCGAGGTCCTTGTCCTCCAAGGACGACATAGTGTCATCGTCTCCGTCGAGCAACGCCTCGCTCTCGGAGTTTTGATTTCCCAGAGCCTGGCCCCGGATGGACTGCTTGCCTTTGAGAACATCCTCCtcgggagctgggggggggggggggtgtggagggagaaaggggggctTCAATACAAATTACAAATCCAATGCAGTGtcaacagcacaaaacaaacgTTTCCCCAATAAGCGCGGTTTACTTTGTAAAAGGGCACAGTTTGATGGATTTCAAAAGTTTTAATGGTCGAATGTCTGCGTgagcagatttttttaaaaactgaaacACCCCCGATTCAGGCAGCTTTTCTCAATTCGAAGCATACATAACAAAATAAACCATGACAGcggaaaatgtatatttacatgTACTAATAAAAAGTGGTTGTGCTCCAATATGAGCCGTCAGTGTAATTTCTAGCATCTTCAAACTACAGCATCTAGTGGTGCTGTGGTAAATAAAGAGAAGGATGTCCATTCAAAATCGGTTATAGCGTAACACCCTCACatcaaaatacaaatttgaagCTAATCTGCGTTTTCAGAGTTGTATCTCTTCATAAAACAATTGCTCTGCGACCAGTGAGTTAATTGATTTATGAATGTAGTGAAACCtatttgttgccttttttcAAAGACAGAAAAGGCTCAGCGTTCTTATTGGTAAAGCAGGTCTACCCTTCCCTCAGCGCCGCTGTTTAACCTACATTCAGCAGTGAGGAGGCACGCCCGACCTTTCAGACAGAGCTATACGTGCAGACTAACGGGAAAAAACAACCAGCAACGCGGGCCGGGCCTGAAAAAAGGCccaaacacacccccccccctccaaatgAATCAAAGCAAAAACACAGTCTCGGGAACAAGTCCGGGGGTTCACGCACGGCCCCGTTTTGATCTCAACTCGACGCGACTTGAGGTTTCCGAACGGATTGTTTTAAGAAAAACGTTAATCTGCAAACATTTACAGAGCCCCGCATTCCCCAGTGGCGCACGGTGAGGATCCACAGACACGAGTCCACGGCACGAAGACGAGCTGGCAGGTCCCGCCTCTCTCTAAACATCGCTGTCGCTGCACGCTTCTGTGCGTGAGTTCTAAATCCAGCATTCATGTGGAAGCAACacggtttgtttttgttaacaCACTTTTGTGGACTTGTCGTCTTCATCACCTTAGAAAAATGGACGGCCATGTCATGTGGCTACAGAGTTTGAAACTGGTAGAAGAGccggggattaaaaaaaaaaaaaaaaaaaatctcttgtGGAAAATGTGCAGCTCGCTGATATTTAGAATGGTCTTCCTGTAATTAAGCCTCCCTGGAGGATTCTTTAGTTAGCAGCACCAAAATTACTACCAGCTCCCCTAATACGTACCACATGCCAGTGTACTCACACCGAGCAAGTGGACAGGGGA is part of the Pungitius pungitius chromosome 9, fPunPun2.1, whole genome shotgun sequence genome and harbors:
- the mab21l2 gene encoding protein mab-21-like 2, which codes for MIATQAKLVYQLNKYHNERCQARKAAIAKTIREVCKVVSDVLKEVEVQEPRFISSLSEIDARYEGMEVISPNEFEVVLYLNQMGVFNFVDDGSLPGCAVLKLSDGRKRSMSLWVEFITASGYLSARKIRSRFQTLVAQAVDKCSYRDVVKMVADTSEVRLRIRERYVVQITPAFKCTGIWPRSAAQWPMPHIPWPGPNRVAEVKAEGFNLLSKECYSLTGKQSSAESDAWVLQFSEAENRLLMAGCRKKCLSVLKTLRDRHLELPGQPLHNYHMKTLLLYECEKHPRETDWDESCLGDRLNGILLQLISCLQCRRCPHYFLPNLDLFQGKPHSALEAAAKQTWRLAREILTNAKSLDKL